The Kocuria turfanensis genome contains the following window.
GACGACCGTCAGCACGCCGTGGCGCTGAGCTACATCGTGCCCGTGCGCGGCGAGTGCAGCCCCCGCCAGGACGCCCTGCAGCTGTCCTGGATGAGCCCCGAGGAGGCGCTCAGCCCCGAGGTGCAGGCGGAGTTCGCCGGGGGCCGGGGAGACCTCGTGCGCCAGGCCGTCGCGCACGCGGGCTGGGGCCGCTGAGGCCCCGCTCCTCCACGGTGCAGGGCGGGCGGCCGCCCCGTCCGGGCGGGGCCCGTGGAATCGCACGCGGACGGGCCGTGGCGCACAATGGACCGGTGCCCACACCAGCTCCCTCCTCCCCCTCCGCCCCTCCCTCCTCCGCCGGACGCGCAGCCTTCGGCTTCGAGGTCGAGCACCGGCTCGAGGAGACGACCCGGGCCACCGGATCGCGCGTGGCCGCCGACGGCGGCCCGTTCCTGGGCCGCACCGGCACGATCAGCACCCCGCACGGGCAGATCCGGACCCCCGCGTTCGTGCCCGTCGGCACCGCCGCCACGGTCAAGGCGGTGCTGCCGGAGTCCATGGCGGAGCTCGGCGCCCAGGCCCTGCTCGCCAACGCCTACCACCTCTACCTCCAGCCCGGGGCAGAGGTGCTCGACGCGGCGGGCGGGCTCGGCGCGTTCATGAACTGGGACGGGCCCACCTTCACGGACTCCGGGGGGTTCCAGGTCATGTCCCTGGGCTCGGGCTTCAAGAAGGTCATCGACATGTCCACGGCCGCGTCCTCGGCGGCGGGCGACGACGACGTCGTGACCGGCAAGGAGCGCATGGCCCGCGTCGACGACGACGGGGTCACGTTCACCTCCCACATCAACGGCGACGTGCACCGCTTCACCCCGGAGATCTCGATGCAGGTCCAGCACCGGCTGGGGGCGGACATCATGTTCGCGTTCGACGAGCTGACCACGCTGCACAACTCCCGGGGCTACCAGGAGACGTCCCTCGAGCGGACCCGGCGGTGGGCCCGGCGCTGCGTGGCCGAGCACGCCCGGCTCACCGAGGAGCGCGCCGACAGGCCGTACCAGGCGCTGTTCGGGGTGATCCAGGGCGCCCAGTACGAGGACCTGCGCCGGAAGGCGTGCCGGGACCTCGGAGCGATGGACTTCGACGGCTTCGGGATCGGCGGGGCGCTGGAGAAGGAGAACCTCGGCACGATCGTGCGCTGGTGCAGCGAGGAGCTGCCAGAGGACCGGCCGCGGCACCTGCTGGGGATCTCCGAGCCGGACGACATCTTCACCGCCCTGGAGAACGGCGTGGACACCTTCGACTGCGTCTCGCCCACCCGGGTGGCCCGCACGGGGGCCGTGTACGGCCCGGACGGCCGCTTCACCGTGAGCAACGCCCGCTTCCGCACGGACTTCTCCCCCGTCCAGGAGGGCTGCGACTGCTACACGTGCACGCACTACACCCGGGCGTACCTGCACCACCTGTTCAAGGCCAAGGAGCGGC
Protein-coding sequences here:
- the tgt gene encoding tRNA guanosine(34) transglycosylase Tgt, whose translation is MPTPAPSSPSAPPSSAGRAAFGFEVEHRLEETTRATGSRVAADGGPFLGRTGTISTPHGQIRTPAFVPVGTAATVKAVLPESMAELGAQALLANAYHLYLQPGAEVLDAAGGLGAFMNWDGPTFTDSGGFQVMSLGSGFKKVIDMSTAASSAAGDDDVVTGKERMARVDDDGVTFTSHINGDVHRFTPEISMQVQHRLGADIMFAFDELTTLHNSRGYQETSLERTRRWARRCVAEHARLTEERADRPYQALFGVIQGAQYEDLRRKACRDLGAMDFDGFGIGGALEKENLGTIVRWCSEELPEDRPRHLLGISEPDDIFTALENGVDTFDCVSPTRVARTGAVYGPDGRFTVSNARFRTDFSPVQEGCDCYTCTHYTRAYLHHLFKAKERLSATLASIHNERFVVRMVDGARQAMADGTYVEYRDEVLGRYYAHRG